In Hippoglossus stenolepis isolate QCI-W04-F060 chromosome 13, HSTE1.2, whole genome shotgun sequence, a single genomic region encodes these proteins:
- the chn1 gene encoding N-chimaerin: protein MPSRESYEVHKEEKSLVQKAKREANQEDILAAALGMRMGPQKPPAAFWQPLKLFAYSQLTSLVRRATLRESDRSPKSEKVHNFKVHTFRGPHWCEHCASFMWGLMAQGVKCADCGLNVHKQCSSLVPDDCKPDLRHIRKVYSCDLTTLVKAYNTARPMVVDMCIREIESRGLKSEGLYRISGFSDSVEEVKMAFDKDGEKTDISVNAYEDINIITGALKLYLRDLPVPVVSYDAYPRFIEAAKLTDPEKKLEAFREALALLPPSHSETLKYLMAHLKRVTQNEKFNLMNAENLAIVFAPTLMSAADLDAITALNDIRYQRQVVETLIKNEDVLF from the exons atgCCATCCAGAGAGTCCTACGAGGTTCACAAGGAAGAGAAGTCCCTGGTGCAAAAGGCCAAGCGAGAGGCCAATCAGGAGGATATTCTGGCTGCTGCTCTGGGGATGAGGATGGGGCCACAGAAACCTCCAGCCGCTTTCTGGCAGCCACTTAAACTATTCGCCTATTCACAGCTCACCTCACTGGTGCGCAGAGCGACACTGAGGGAGAGCGACCGGTCACCCAAATCGGAGAAAGTCCACAACTTCAAG GTCCACACCTTCCGAGGGCCTCACTGGTGCGAGCACTGTGCCAGCTTCATGTGGGGACTGATGGCCCAGGGGGTCAAATGTGCCG ATTGTGGTTTGAACGTCCACAAACAATGCTCCTCTCTGGTCCCCGATGACTGCAAGCCCGACCTGAGACACATCCGTAAAGTCTACAGCTGTGACCTCACCACCCTGGTCAAGGCTTATAACACAGCGCGGCCCATGGTGGTGGACATGTGCATACGAGAGATCGAGTCCAGAG GGCTGAAGTCTGAAGGCCTCTACAGGATATCTGGATTTAGCGATTCAGTGGAGGAAGTCAAGATGGCATTCGACAAAG ATGGCGAGAAGACAGACATCTCAGTGAACGCCTATGAAGACATCAATATCATCACGGGTGCACTCAAACTGTACCTGAGGGATTTGCCCGTTCCCGTCGTCTCGTACGACGCCTACCCCAGGTTCATCGAGGCTGCCA AGCTCACAGACCCAGAAAAGAAGCTGGAGGCTTTCCGCGAGGCTCTGGCTCTGCTGCCGCCATCGCACAGCGAAACTCTCAAGTACCTCATGGCACATTTAAAAAG GGTGACGCAGAATGAGAAATTCAACCTGATGAACGCAGAGAACCTCGCCATTGTTTTCGCTCCCACCCTCATGAGCGCAGCGGACCTGGACGCCATCACAGCGCTCAACGACATCCGCTACCAGAGACAGGTGGTGGAGACGCTCATTAAAAACGAAGACGTGCTCTTCTGA